One window of Chamaesiphon minutus PCC 6605 genomic DNA carries:
- a CDS encoding Uma2 family endonuclease, translating to MIALKEDFPRLTPAEYLAWEETQEFRHEYIDGNVYAMTGGTINHSKIAVNLTLALGNHLRGSGCQVLNSDAKVQIESSNSYFYPDVSVTCDPRDRTADKFISHPCLIIEVLSPSTEAYDRGDKFRIYRRSPDLQEYVLVSTTDMCLDVYQRNERNRWELMSYGVGDNVELKSVNCTFPIDRIYEDIVFNLE from the coding sequence ATGATTGCTTTAAAAGAAGATTTCCCGCGACTCACGCCAGCCGAATATCTAGCTTGGGAGGAAACACAGGAATTTCGCCATGAGTATATCGATGGTAACGTTTATGCCATGACGGGTGGCACCATCAACCATAGTAAAATTGCTGTTAACCTTACCCTCGCTCTTGGAAATCATTTGCGAGGAAGTGGCTGTCAGGTACTAAATTCTGATGCAAAAGTACAAATAGAATCATCAAATTCTTACTTTTATCCCGATGTTAGCGTCACTTGCGATCCTCGCGATCGAACTGCCGATAAATTTATCAGTCACCCTTGTTTGATTATCGAAGTTTTATCCCCTAGCACTGAGGCGTATGACAGGGGTGATAAGTTTAGGATCTATCGCAGATCTCCAGATCTTCAGGAATACGTCCTGGTAAGCACGACTGATATGTGTTTGGATGTATACCAACGCAACGAGCGCAATCGATGGGAACTGATGTCTTATGGAGTAGGCGATAATGTCGAACTCAAGAGTGTTAATTGCACTTTCCCCATCGATCGAATATATGAAGATATCGTCTTTAATCTGGAGTAA
- a CDS encoding TetR/AcrR family transcriptional regulator — protein sequence MNNADKKPRGRPRSDRSHQAILQATLELLAEVGFDAMSIEAIAARAGVGKTTIYRRYPSKEELIADAIESIRQEIVLPDTGNLDTDIDALIQNAAQIVLTPLGRQTVATIVSSAAHNPQFARIYWTKYLQPRRRDFAIVIERAKARNEILPDVDSDLIFDLMSGIMLYALIFQPTADWISYTRRALDLALKSMRDLARG from the coding sequence ATGAATAATGCTGACAAAAAACCACGCGGTAGACCTCGTAGCGATCGATCGCATCAAGCCATACTGCAAGCAACCTTAGAATTGCTAGCAGAAGTTGGCTTCGATGCCATGAGTATCGAGGCAATTGCAGCTCGTGCGGGTGTAGGTAAAACCACCATCTACCGCCGTTATCCGTCTAAAGAAGAACTGATTGCAGATGCGATCGAAAGTATTCGCCAAGAAATTGTGCTACCGGATACGGGTAATTTGGACACAGATATCGACGCGCTAATTCAAAATGCCGCCCAGATCGTACTTACCCCACTCGGACGACAGACTGTCGCAACAATCGTTAGTAGTGCCGCTCACAATCCGCAATTTGCGCGCATTTATTGGACAAAATATCTACAGCCGCGACGCCGAGATTTTGCAATTGTCATCGAACGTGCCAAAGCCAGAAATGAAATCTTACCAGACGTAGACTCAGATTTAATCTTCGATCTAATGAGTGGAATTATGCTCTATGCTTTGATTTTTCAACCCACAGCCGATTGGATTAGCTACACTCGCCGCGCCCTAGATCTCGCACTCAAAAGTATGCGAGATCTGGCGAGAGGATAG
- a CDS encoding dynamin family protein — protein MMSTAKTNRFLQDLDRVARVRQEVASSLSRMVTKLQKSELAAQTGSGEMGFDRDLADLTKASTNLQKGVFRLMVLGDMKRGKSTFLNALIGENILPSDVNPCTALLTVLRYGEQKKVTVHFKDGKPPESIDFSTFKTKYTIDPAEAKKLEEINKPAFPDVDYAVVEYPLELLSKGIEIIDSPGLNDTEARNELSLGYLNNCHAVLFVLSASQPCTLGERRYLENYVKDRGLSVFFLINAWDRVKESLIDPDDATELAEAEGKLNRVFKANLAEYCTVDGYDLYDERVFPLSSITALRKRLKDKDADLVGTGFPPFINALNTFLTQERAIAELRQARIIAKQTCTHVKEAVARRIPLLDTNVDELKAKIAAVEPQFNQLQSIRDGFRDDIRRVRDRQARSIADSMKVYLMKLEDTFEADFQAYQPSDIQFLDFFSDNKREQFNQSAQKGFQQYINDKYSAWTLSAQKELTTAFSELAEQAKKYGVDYQNITQEMAEKLTGKIHTRNNALEDDGTPAWAKWAMGLFSLATGNFGIAALAVGGFNFQSIMLNVFTTAGIALVFGALLGPIGIIVASLGVAAFQVDHARKYFSQEIKKQLVAKLPEISREQWQPIYSAVQECFDSYEREAIERIDDDIKTRKIELQNLVKQKESQEIDRVTEVNRLQQFEADVLSESLSIENFYQGFLNG, from the coding sequence ATGATGTCAACTGCTAAAACCAATCGTTTCCTTCAAGATTTAGATCGAGTTGCGAGAGTGCGCCAAGAAGTAGCTAGTTCCCTCAGCCGGATGGTAACCAAGCTCCAGAAATCCGAACTCGCCGCCCAGACTGGATCTGGAGAAATGGGATTCGATCGAGATTTAGCAGATCTAACCAAAGCCAGTACCAATCTCCAAAAAGGTGTCTTTCGGTTGATGGTATTGGGCGATATGAAACGGGGCAAAAGTACGTTTCTGAATGCTTTAATCGGTGAAAATATCTTACCGAGCGATGTCAATCCCTGCACGGCATTATTGACAGTCTTGCGCTATGGCGAACAGAAAAAAGTCACCGTTCATTTCAAAGATGGTAAGCCACCAGAATCGATAGATTTTAGTACGTTTAAAACTAAATACACCATCGATCCGGCTGAAGCTAAGAAATTGGAAGAAATTAACAAACCTGCTTTCCCTGATGTCGATTATGCCGTGGTGGAATATCCCCTAGAATTACTTTCTAAAGGGATCGAAATCATCGATAGTCCCGGCTTGAATGATACCGAAGCGCGCAATGAATTATCGCTGGGATATCTGAATAATTGCCATGCAGTTTTATTCGTCCTCAGTGCGTCTCAACCTTGCACTTTAGGCGAACGTCGCTATCTCGAAAACTATGTCAAAGATCGCGGCTTGAGCGTATTTTTTCTCATCAATGCTTGGGATCGCGTCAAAGAATCATTAATCGATCCCGATGATGCGACAGAATTGGCAGAAGCCGAAGGCAAACTAAATCGCGTATTTAAAGCGAATTTAGCTGAATATTGTACGGTGGATGGCTACGATCTCTACGACGAGCGCGTATTTCCCTTATCTTCGATTACCGCACTCCGAAAACGGCTCAAAGATAAAGACGCCGATCTCGTAGGGACTGGCTTTCCACCCTTTATTAATGCTCTGAATACATTTTTGACGCAAGAGCGGGCGATTGCCGAATTGCGTCAAGCACGAATTATTGCCAAACAAACTTGTACCCACGTCAAAGAAGCAGTCGCGCGGCGAATCCCGTTATTAGATACCAATGTAGACGAACTCAAAGCCAAAATTGCCGCAGTCGAACCGCAGTTTAATCAGCTCCAGTCAATTCGCGATGGTTTTCGCGATGATATTCGCCGCGTCCGCGATCGTCAAGCTCGATCGATCGCCGATTCGATGAAAGTATATTTAATGAAATTGGAAGATACTTTCGAGGCAGATTTTCAAGCTTATCAACCTTCAGATATCCAATTCCTGGACTTCTTTAGTGACAATAAACGCGAACAATTCAATCAATCAGCCCAGAAAGGATTTCAACAATATATTAATGATAAGTATTCTGCTTGGACGCTCTCAGCCCAAAAAGAATTAACCACTGCTTTCAGCGAACTAGCGGAACAAGCCAAGAAATATGGAGTAGATTATCAAAACATCACTCAAGAGATGGCGGAGAAGCTGACAGGTAAAATCCATACCCGCAATAATGCCCTCGAAGATGATGGTACGCCAGCTTGGGCAAAGTGGGCGATGGGCTTATTTTCCTTAGCGACTGGTAATTTTGGGATCGCGGCTTTGGCTGTGGGTGGCTTCAATTTTCAAAGCATCATGCTCAATGTCTTTACTACTGCGGGAATTGCACTAGTCTTTGGTGCATTACTCGGTCCGATCGGAATTATCGTCGCTAGTTTAGGTGTTGCAGCGTTCCAAGTCGATCATGCCCGAAAATATTTTAGCCAGGAAATCAAGAAACAATTAGTCGCTAAGTTACCAGAGATTTCTAGAGAACAATGGCAACCGATTTATAGTGCAGTACAAGAGTGTTTCGATAGTTACGAACGGGAAGCGATCGAACGAATCGATGATGATATCAAAACTCGCAAAATCGAGCTACAAAATCTCGTCAAGCAGAAGGAATCTCAAGAGATCGATCGAGTTACGGAAGTCAATCGGTTACAACAGTTTGAAGCTGATGTGTTGAGTGAATCACTCTCGATCGAGAATTTTTATCAAGGCTTCTTAAATGGTTAA
- a CDS encoding SMI1/KNR4 family protein produces the protein MSKLLEELAYIFEWLEYTVPDLADRYNPGLTRQQIDNLVKDLPFRLSEEVYELYRWRNGESDFGYYNGECMVDFLFPDHHISGNLSIPFWPLQDAIKTYCKLWKMEESNLKNPPYEGAHLWDRKWFPIASMENKSMLIVVGDLNPSPIYQIEYVFHDRPLRVYKSLTSMISTIAECCESDLYKLIRDDDDEKEEMFFYIKLDEEKQEAEKDTYKKYNS, from the coding sequence ATGTCTAAACTTCTTGAAGAACTTGCATATATTTTTGAATGGCTAGAATATACAGTTCCAGACTTAGCCGATCGCTACAATCCAGGTTTGACGCGCCAACAGATCGATAATCTAGTTAAAGATTTACCATTTAGGTTGAGCGAGGAAGTTTACGAGCTTTATCGATGGCGAAATGGAGAATCTGACTTCGGTTATTATAACGGCGAATGTATGGTAGATTTTCTATTCCCCGACCATCACATTTCAGGAAATTTATCGATACCTTTTTGGCCTTTGCAAGATGCTATTAAAACCTATTGTAAATTATGGAAGATGGAAGAATCAAATCTGAAAAATCCACCTTATGAAGGTGCCCATCTCTGGGATCGAAAATGGTTTCCAATTGCTTCAATGGAAAACAAAAGCATGTTAATTGTTGTTGGCGATCTCAATCCATCACCCATTTATCAGATTGAGTACGTTTTTCACGATCGTCCATTAAGAGTTTACAAAAGCTTAACCAGCATGATTTCTACGATCGCAGAATGCTGTGAATCAGATTTATACAAACTTATCAGAGATGATGACGATGAAAAAGAAGAAATGTTTTTTTACATCAAGTTAGACGAGGAAAAGCAAGAAGCAGAGAAAGATACATACAAAAAATACAACTCTTGA
- a CDS encoding type II toxin-antitoxin system VapC family toxin, with protein sequence MSKYILDTDHISLILFNHPQVTENAAKHQIATSIVTVQELFNGWIGQINDPAQINNLPALYSKLSTTLKYLQTVEVLDFTVEADECLKNLLSANPPLRKNRLQKDMRIAAIALSLDLTVATRNRKDFELVPNLNLVDWTQ encoded by the coding sequence TTGTCTAAATATATATTGGATACCGACCATATATCGCTCATCTTATTTAACCATCCTCAAGTTACAGAAAATGCGGCAAAACATCAAATTGCGACTTCGATCGTGACAGTGCAAGAACTCTTTAACGGCTGGATTGGGCAAATTAACGATCCAGCACAAATCAATAATTTACCTGCCTTATACTCCAAACTATCTACCACTCTAAAGTACCTACAGACTGTGGAAGTTTTAGACTTTACTGTAGAAGCGGATGAGTGCTTGAAAAATCTATTAAGTGCCAATCCACCTTTACGGAAGAATCGTCTGCAAAAAGACATGCGAATTGCGGCGATCGCATTATCTTTAGATCTTACTGTTGCCACACGCAATCGTAAAGATTTTGAATTAGTACCCAATCTCAATCTCGTCGATTGGACTCAGTAA
- a CDS encoding dynamin family protein, with amino-acid sequence MNSSLITHLQTAANKLEIDQNSRLGNDLKTLASKAGRSNYQIAVFGPFNHGKSTLLNAILGNKTLPIDLIPTTGAAIKVVYGEDIATKITLTNGQIIAAKNTDILTEFAILDNDRRMRDDVLEVEVSFPHPFLQTGVELIDLPGTNDRDEQDNLVRDRLLAADLVVNVLDVRKLMTLGEREHLRDWLENRGINTVVFVANFTNMLEPEEQKEVQHRLRFVAESFRSQLPPGISNLYRVDALPALRARLKGDDATLHTSGLSSFISALQAIVSHQREKLAEVRMPVLQSLGLEIQGLLRSQIAKLTAEVNETKEKCDRELALKRQAQTLIQSGWETSLKEVEQWLYLPNLISFYQSPLTTAIQKNGFGEWESSNVRPRLQHSQQEINDWVTKAESFFNTSPVEPLKIVLPDPPEVLLPESPTQSPPKPTTPSSTIDNLAPTALATGLGWILGGPIGAVVAGGASTIANKRSGDRSSDNTSNSKTPDNSAEILEAYTDAAADYLFRLNTETIKTIKAYRDRAAAAINPEIKLDRQVDLHQQQNLTDLERCLADVLASASA; translated from the coding sequence ATGAATTCCTCACTCATCACCCACCTCCAAACTGCTGCTAACAAGCTGGAAATCGACCAAAACTCTAGATTGGGTAACGATCTCAAAACGCTTGCCAGTAAAGCAGGTCGATCGAATTATCAAATTGCCGTATTTGGCCCCTTCAATCATGGTAAATCGACATTATTGAATGCGATCTTAGGCAATAAAACATTACCGATCGATCTGATTCCGACGACGGGTGCGGCGATTAAAGTTGTCTATGGTGAAGATATTGCGACGAAAATTACCCTAACTAATGGGCAAATCATCGCGGCTAAGAATACCGATATTTTAACTGAATTTGCGATCCTAGATAACGATCGACGGATGCGGGATGATGTGTTAGAAGTCGAGGTAAGTTTTCCCCATCCGTTTTTACAGACTGGGGTTGAATTAATCGATTTACCAGGTACGAACGATCGCGACGAGCAGGATAACTTAGTACGCGATCGATTATTGGCGGCGGATTTGGTGGTAAATGTGTTAGATGTACGTAAATTGATGACGCTCGGCGAGCGCGAACATCTGCGGGATTGGTTAGAAAATCGTGGGATTAATACCGTGGTATTCGTGGCGAATTTTACGAATATGTTGGAGCCAGAAGAACAAAAAGAAGTTCAACATCGCCTCCGATTTGTCGCTGAGAGTTTTCGCTCTCAATTACCACCAGGGATTAGCAACCTCTATCGAGTTGACGCGCTCCCTGCTCTACGCGCTCGCCTGAAGGGTGACGACGCGACTTTGCATACTTCGGGGTTATCCTCATTTATTTCGGCACTCCAGGCGATTGTGTCGCACCAGCGCGAGAAACTAGCCGAGGTGCGGATGCCTGTGCTGCAATCGTTGGGATTAGAAATTCAAGGATTATTACGATCGCAGATTGCCAAATTGACGGCAGAAGTTAACGAAACTAAAGAGAAGTGCGATCGAGAATTAGCCCTCAAGCGTCAAGCGCAAACATTAATCCAATCTGGATGGGAAACCAGCCTCAAAGAAGTCGAGCAGTGGTTATATTTACCCAACCTGATTAGCTTCTATCAGTCGCCATTAACTACGGCGATTCAAAAAAATGGATTTGGGGAATGGGAATCGAGTAACGTCCGTCCGCGATTGCAACATTCTCAGCAAGAAATTAACGATTGGGTTACTAAAGCCGAAAGCTTTTTTAATACTTCTCCAGTCGAACCCCTAAAGATCGTTTTACCCGATCCGCCTGAAGTCTTATTACCAGAATCACCAACTCAATCTCCACCAAAACCTACAACACCATCTTCAACAATCGATAATTTGGCACCCACCGCACTGGCAACTGGCTTAGGCTGGATACTCGGAGGGCCAATAGGAGCGGTCGTTGCTGGCGGTGCGAGTACGATTGCAAATAAGCGATCGGGAGATCGATCTTCGGACAACACTAGTAATAGTAAAACTCCCGATAACTCGGCAGAGATTTTAGAAGCTTATACCGATGCGGCGGCTGATTATTTATTTAGACTAAATACTGAAACGATCAAGACAATTAAAGCCTATCGCGATCGAGCGGCTGCGGCTATTAATCCAGAAATTAAGCTCGATCGCCAGGTCGATTTGCATCAACAACAAAACTTAACAGATTTAGAACGCTGCTTGGCAGATGTATTAGCTTCAGCCTCAGCGTAA
- a CDS encoding slipin family protein → MFKTFYIKPHERGILFNRSDFKAILSPGTHRYFGWDWSVKTYDLNHPEAQIEQLELLLQTDRDKLEPHLTIVRTEFDRVALLQVKQSWIVVAPNQLRAFWKGFIPVEVRYFNLSESLELPPDLVEKTRGFALSGIKKFQVSESEIGLMYVQHNFVRPLGTGEYAFWSSSKDLQFKTLNRMIPNPVFPDEDVLIDRHPEFIAQYCTVVETLAQQVGIVRDRQQPIAILPPHSRKLFWQGVTVETIDISNDAKLSNPLVAELVSGKDQIKKLANDALHVREVPVQHLGFLYVDRVFQTQLEPGIHAWWTFNRSFTSIAIDMRLQNMEISGQDILTKDKVPVRLNLTAGYRISDPLQAMNNLANINGFLYKELQFALRGAVGERTLDGVLEDKGTIDRDIAEYIRVKTANYGLTVESVGVKDIILPGEIKTILSKVVEAEKSAQANVVRRREETAATRSMLNTAKVMEENPVALRLKELEILERIAEKIDRIQVNGSLDNILTDLINIKK, encoded by the coding sequence ATGTTTAAAACATTCTACATCAAACCTCACGAGCGAGGTATATTATTCAACCGTAGCGATTTTAAGGCGATTTTATCACCTGGTACGCATCGTTATTTCGGCTGGGATTGGAGCGTCAAGACATACGATCTCAATCACCCAGAAGCGCAAATCGAACAATTAGAACTGCTCCTGCAAACCGATCGCGATAAACTAGAGCCACACCTGACGATCGTGCGGACGGAATTCGATCGAGTCGCTTTACTTCAAGTCAAACAAAGTTGGATCGTAGTCGCTCCTAACCAATTGCGCGCTTTTTGGAAAGGATTTATCCCCGTCGAAGTGCGGTACTTCAATCTATCCGAAAGTTTGGAATTACCACCAGATCTAGTCGAAAAAACGCGCGGATTTGCCCTCAGTGGTATCAAAAAATTTCAGGTGTCCGAATCAGAAATCGGTTTGATGTACGTCCAGCATAATTTCGTGCGTCCGTTGGGAACTGGTGAATATGCTTTTTGGTCATCGTCAAAAGATTTGCAATTTAAGACGCTCAATCGGATGATTCCGAATCCAGTATTCCCCGATGAAGATGTCTTAATCGATCGACACCCCGAATTTATCGCGCAGTATTGCACCGTTGTCGAAACATTAGCGCAACAAGTTGGCATCGTCCGCGATAGGCAACAACCGATCGCGATTTTACCACCCCACAGTCGCAAATTATTTTGGCAAGGCGTGACGGTAGAAACGATCGATATTAGCAACGATGCGAAACTTTCCAATCCATTAGTTGCCGAATTAGTATCGGGGAAAGACCAGATTAAAAAGCTCGCCAATGATGCCCTCCACGTCCGTGAAGTGCCCGTCCAACATCTGGGCTTCTTGTATGTCGATCGGGTATTTCAGACGCAGCTAGAGCCAGGAATCCATGCCTGGTGGACATTCAATCGATCGTTTACATCGATCGCGATCGATATGCGCCTGCAAAATATGGAAATTTCGGGACAAGATATTCTCACCAAAGATAAAGTCCCCGTGCGGCTAAATCTCACCGCTGGCTATCGGATTAGCGATCCGTTGCAGGCGATGAATAATTTGGCAAATATCAACGGCTTTTTATACAAAGAGCTTCAGTTCGCCCTGCGTGGAGCCGTGGGCGAGCGGACTCTGGATGGAGTACTGGAAGATAAAGGCACGATCGATCGCGATATTGCCGAATATATCCGTGTCAAGACTGCCAATTATGGCTTGACAGTCGAATCTGTCGGCGTCAAAGATATCATCCTCCCTGGGGAAATCAAAACCATCCTCAGCAAGGTAGTCGAAGCAGAGAAATCTGCGCAAGCCAACGTCGTCCGCCGTCGAGAGGAAACCGCCGCTACTAGGAGTATGCTAAATACTGCCAAAGTGATGGAAGAAAACCCCGTCGCGCTGCGATTGAAAGAGTTGGAAATCTTAGAACGCATCGCCGAAAAGATCGATCGTATCCAAGTCAATGGCAGTTTAGACAACATCCTAACCGATCTAATCAACATCAAAAAGTAA
- a CDS encoding carbonic anhydrase produces the protein MNLVKKYCLRTIAIAILFIFGLGISPLPTLAAESTSQWGYEGDLNPDAWGKISRDFATCDLGKYQSPIDIQGAVTGQPVQIAFNYKSSPLSVVNNGHSIQVNYNSGSTISIDGEEYQLLQFHFHTPSEHKIAGKAAAMEVHFVHRNAAGKLAVVGVMMNEGRENSIVSKVWQAIPPIGQTNKIDNITIDAAKLLPNSKSYYSYIGSLTTPPCSEGVNWTILTTPITISSSQLQEFKKFYPIDARPIHSTNARKIELHGSI, from the coding sequence ATGAATCTAGTTAAAAAATATTGCCTGCGGACGATCGCGATCGCCATCCTATTCATATTTGGATTAGGCATATCTCCATTACCAACTTTAGCAGCAGAAAGCACGTCGCAGTGGGGTTATGAAGGCGATCTAAATCCTGATGCGTGGGGCAAGATTTCGCGCGACTTTGCGACCTGCGATTTAGGTAAATATCAGTCGCCGATCGATATTCAAGGTGCCGTAACAGGACAACCAGTGCAGATTGCCTTTAACTATAAATCATCACCTTTGAGTGTAGTGAATAACGGACATAGCATTCAAGTTAACTATAATTCTGGCAGCACGATCTCGATCGATGGTGAAGAATATCAATTACTACAATTTCATTTTCATACCCCTAGCGAACATAAAATTGCTGGTAAAGCTGCGGCAATGGAAGTACATTTCGTTCATCGCAACGCAGCAGGCAAACTTGCTGTAGTGGGCGTAATGATGAATGAAGGCCGAGAGAATTCGATCGTCAGTAAAGTTTGGCAGGCAATTCCACCAATCGGTCAAACAAACAAGATCGATAACATCACCATCGATGCTGCCAAGCTATTGCCAAATAGTAAATCTTACTATAGTTATATCGGATCGCTGACGACACCACCTTGTAGCGAGGGCGTTAATTGGACTATTTTAACGACACCAATTACAATTTCCAGCTCGCAACTTCAGGAGTTTAAAAAGTTTTACCCGATCGATGCACGTCCGATTCACTCTACCAATGCTAGGAAAATTGAATTGCATGGGTCTATTTAA
- a CDS encoding MFS transporter encodes MTKLFYAVLANSLVASLTNSFVWFAVTFWVYLQTQSVVVTSVMAGIYLLTVATSGFLLGSVVDRYRKKSAMMLSSICSLVAYILDYIIYRFTPASAFTDPSSVMLWIFIVLALIGAIAGNLRTISLSTLVTFLIPEAKRSRANGLVGMANGVAFLISSIMSGLAIGFLGIYWMLVCAIGLTILVICHLSILSIPETKIVHTESHLDSIDLRGTIAALELVPGLFGLIFFTTFNNFLGGVFMSLMDAYGLSLVSVQVWGILWGCLSLGFIAGGLVVAKKGVGANPLQTLFLANIVMWTIAMLFTIQPSIVLLTIGLFSYLCLIPIAEACEQTILQKVIPPERQGRVFGFAQSVEQAASPLTAFAIGPIAQVWFIPFMTTGAGVDLIGGWFGTGKDRGIALLFTVTGAIGLLMTLLAMRSRSYRKLSGYYR; translated from the coding sequence ATGACAAAACTTTTTTATGCGGTGTTAGCGAACTCGCTAGTAGCTTCGCTGACAAATTCATTCGTGTGGTTTGCGGTGACATTTTGGGTATATTTACAAACTCAGTCGGTCGTTGTGACATCGGTAATGGCCGGGATCTATCTGCTGACAGTTGCAACTTCTGGCTTTTTGCTTGGCTCTGTAGTCGATCGATATCGCAAAAAATCGGCGATGATGCTGTCGAGTATTTGTTCGTTAGTGGCCTATATTCTCGATTACATCATTTATAGATTTACTCCAGCATCGGCATTTACCGATCCAAGTAGCGTCATGCTATGGATATTTATCGTCCTGGCATTGATTGGCGCGATCGCGGGCAATCTGCGGACGATCTCACTGTCCACACTGGTGACATTTCTGATTCCCGAAGCAAAACGTTCTCGCGCCAACGGTTTAGTTGGCATGGCAAATGGCGTCGCCTTCTTAATCTCTTCGATTATGAGCGGACTAGCGATCGGATTTTTAGGGATATATTGGATGTTAGTCTGCGCGATCGGGCTGACCATTTTAGTTATCTGCCATTTATCCATATTATCAATTCCCGAAACCAAGATCGTTCATACCGAATCTCATCTCGATAGTATCGATTTACGTGGCACGATCGCCGCATTAGAGTTAGTTCCTGGGCTGTTTGGACTGATTTTTTTTACCACCTTTAATAACTTTTTGGGTGGAGTGTTCATGTCGCTGATGGATGCTTATGGCTTGTCGTTGGTTTCGGTACAAGTATGGGGCATTCTGTGGGGCTGCTTGAGTTTGGGCTTCATCGCAGGTGGGTTGGTGGTTGCCAAAAAAGGTGTCGGTGCCAATCCGTTGCAAACGCTGTTTCTTGCCAATATCGTGATGTGGACGATCGCGATGTTGTTTACAATTCAGCCATCGATCGTGTTATTGACGATCGGGTTATTTAGCTATTTATGCCTGATTCCGATCGCGGAAGCTTGCGAACAAACCATCCTCCAAAAAGTGATTCCCCCAGAACGACAGGGACGCGTGTTTGGGTTCGCTCAGAGTGTCGAGCAAGCAGCATCGCCGCTAACTGCATTTGCAATTGGGCCGATCGCACAAGTCTGGTTTATTCCGTTTATGACTACAGGTGCTGGCGTAGATCTGATTGGGGGCTGGTTTGGGACGGGCAAGGATCGGGGCATTGCGCTGTTATTTACAGTCACTGGCGCGATCGGGCTACTGATGACGTTGCTAGCCATGCGCTCGCGATCGTATCGCAAGTTGTCGGGGTATTATCGATAA